A single Perognathus longimembris pacificus isolate PPM17 chromosome 17, ASM2315922v1, whole genome shotgun sequence DNA region contains:
- the Pirt gene encoding phosphoinositide-interacting protein → MTMEVLPKALEVDEKSPESKDLLPSQTASSLCISSRSESVWTTNPRSNWEIYRKPIIIMSVGSATLLFGVAITCLAYILKLNVKTTTALKMIGPAFLSLGLMTLVCGLVWVPIIKKKQKQRQKSSFFQSLKFFILNR, encoded by the coding sequence ATGACAATGGAGGTCCTCCCTAAGGCCCTGGAAGTGGATGAGAAATCTCCAGAATCTAAGGACCTGCTGCCCAGCCAGACTGCCAGCTCCTTGTGTATCAGTTCCAGAAGTGAGTCAGTCTGGACCACTAACCCTAGGAGCAACTGGGAAATCTACCGCAAGCCCATCATCATCATGTCTGTGGGCAGTGCCACCCTGCTTTTTGGTGTGGCTATCACCTGCTTGGCCTACATCTTGAAACTGAATGTTAAGACGACTACAGCCCTCAAGATGATAGGGCCTGCCTTCCTGTCCTTGGGACTCATGACTCTTGTGTGTGGGCTGGTGTGGGTCCCTATCATcaaaaagaagcagaaacagagacaaaagtcAAGTTTCTTCCAGAGCCTCAAGTTTTTCATCCTGAATCGCTGA
- the Tmem238l gene encoding transmembrane protein 238-like, with amino-acid sequence MLLGRLCAGCHPGRCVFFLTVALLSDAVGLVLLLLGIFATLNYWDFLVYTGALILAFSLLFWLAWYCFNIEGPLEKLDI; translated from the coding sequence ATGCTCCTAGGTAGGCTGTGTGCCGGATGCCATCCTGGGCGCTGTGTGTTCTTCCTCACTGTTGCGCTCCTGAGTGACGCTGTAGGCCTGGTCCTTTTGTTGCTGGGGATCTTTGCCACACTGAACTACTGGGACTTTTTAGTCTACACAGGAGCTCTGATCTTGGCTTTCAGTCTTCTGTTCTGGCTTGCCTGGTACTGCTTCAATATTGAAGGGCCTCTTGAGAAGCTGGATATATAG